One stretch of Hymenobacter chitinivorans DSM 11115 DNA includes these proteins:
- a CDS encoding acyltransferase family protein → MESSPVLTAAPVTPLGTKPHYAILDGLRGVAALTVVAFHLCEPHATSHLDQVINHGYLAVDFFFLLSGFVIGYAYDDRWGRMTLKEFFRARLVRLQPMVVLGMVVGALCFYFQASPVWPGIAGVPVWKMLLVMLVGFTLLPLPVSLDIRGWHEMHPLNGPGWSLFYEYVANLLYALGVRKFSNTALGILVALAGAALIHLAVTSQAGDVIGGWSLDPEQLRIGFSRVLFPFFAGLLLSRVAPLARFTSVFLLCSGLLLLVLAFPRVGGAEQVWLNGLYDSLSIVVVFPLIVWLGASGQIAGARSARLCKFLGDISYPIYMTHFPLIYIYTGWVVAHKPPLGQAVLVAVLVFVTAVGLAYASLKLYDEPVRRWLKTRFMERRAA, encoded by the coding sequence ATGGAATCTTCCCCCGTTCTTACGGCCGCACCCGTCACGCCCCTCGGCACCAAGCCCCACTACGCCATCCTCGACGGCCTGCGGGGGGTGGCGGCCCTCACGGTGGTGGCCTTTCACCTCTGTGAGCCCCACGCCACCAGCCACCTCGACCAGGTCATCAACCACGGCTACCTGGCCGTGGATTTTTTCTTTCTGCTCTCGGGCTTCGTTATTGGCTACGCCTACGACGACCGGTGGGGCCGGATGACGCTCAAGGAATTCTTCCGCGCGCGGCTGGTGCGCCTGCAGCCCATGGTGGTGCTGGGCATGGTGGTCGGGGCCCTGTGCTTTTACTTTCAGGCCTCGCCGGTGTGGCCCGGTATAGCCGGGGTACCGGTTTGGAAGATGCTGCTGGTGATGCTCGTGGGCTTTACCCTGCTGCCCCTGCCGGTGTCGCTGGACATTCGGGGCTGGCACGAGATGCACCCGCTCAACGGGCCGGGCTGGTCGTTGTTTTACGAGTACGTGGCCAACCTGCTTTATGCCCTGGGCGTGCGCAAGTTCTCCAACACCGCCCTGGGCATCCTGGTGGCCCTGGCCGGCGCCGCCCTGATTCACCTGGCCGTGACCAGCCAGGCCGGCGACGTTATCGGGGGCTGGTCCCTGGACCCCGAGCAGCTGCGCATCGGCTTCAGCCGGGTATTGTTCCCGTTTTTTGCCGGGCTGCTGCTCTCCCGGGTGGCTCCGCTGGCCCGGTTTACGTCGGTGTTCCTGCTGTGCAGCGGCTTGCTGTTGCTGGTGTTGGCCTTTCCCCGGGTGGGCGGGGCCGAGCAGGTGTGGCTCAACGGCCTTTACGACTCGCTGAGCATCGTGGTGGTGTTTCCCCTCATCGTATGGCTCGGGGCCAGCGGGCAGATTGCCGGCGCCCGGTCGGCCCGGCTCTGCAAGTTCCTGGGCGACATTTCCTACCCTATCTACATGACCCACTTCCCGCTCATTTACATCTATACCGGCTGGGTAGTGGCGCACAAACCTCCGTTGGGCCAGGCCGTGCTGGTGGCGGTGCTGGTTTTTGTTACGGCCGTGGGGCTGGCCTACGCCAGCTTGAAGCTGTACGATGAGCCGGTGCGGCGCTGGCTGAAAACCCGGTTTATGGAACGTCGCGCCGCGTAG
- a CDS encoding VOC family protein codes for MKFDSIRVITNDLPRLVQFYEQISGLPVRQYTEDFAELQTPTATLGIGSTRTLQFGGQHVVRAAHNHSAILEFRVADVDADYQRLAPMLGEALVQAPTTMPWGNRSLLFLDPDGNLVNFFAPVTPEARQRYDG; via the coding sequence ATGAAATTCGACTCCATCCGCGTAATTACCAACGACCTGCCCCGCCTGGTACAGTTCTACGAGCAAATCAGCGGGCTGCCCGTGCGGCAGTACACCGAAGACTTTGCCGAGCTCCAGACGCCCACCGCCACGCTGGGCATCGGCAGCACGCGCACTCTGCAATTTGGCGGTCAGCACGTGGTCCGTGCCGCCCATAACCACTCGGCCATCCTCGAATTCCGGGTCGCCGACGTGGACGCCGACTACCAGCGCCTGGCGCCCATGCTTGGCGAGGCCCTGGTGCAGGCGCCCACAACCATGCCCTGGGGCAACCGCTCCCTGCTTTTCCTCGACCCGGACGGTAACCTGGTCAACTTCTTCGCCCCCGTTACCCCCGAAGCCCGGCAGCGCTACGACGGGTAA
- a CDS encoding helix-turn-helix transcriptional regulator yields MNRIDRLFGITTLLQAKKYVPAEQLAEQFGISVRTVYRDIKALGEQGIPVSFEQHKGYFLVQGYFLPPVSFTPEEANALVLLETIAATLADASIQAQYSAALTKVKAALRERDRDRLEQFTSRIKMHLPEYFRGPADYLAALQSALADRRVIDMEYCDKAGQSSRRLVEPIGLAFYNLAWHLIGWCQLRQDYRDFKVARIRQLTATTRPFTKSDHLLLTEYIAGLNLPYVP; encoded by the coding sequence ATGAACCGCATTGACCGCCTCTTTGGTATTACCACCCTGCTGCAAGCCAAAAAGTACGTGCCGGCCGAGCAGCTGGCCGAGCAGTTTGGTATCAGTGTGCGCACGGTGTACCGCGACATTAAGGCCCTGGGCGAGCAGGGTATTCCGGTGAGCTTTGAGCAACACAAGGGCTACTTTCTGGTGCAGGGCTACTTCCTGCCGCCGGTGTCCTTTACCCCCGAGGAAGCCAACGCCCTGGTCCTGCTCGAAACCATTGCCGCCACCCTGGCCGACGCCTCCATTCAGGCCCAGTACTCGGCGGCCCTGACCAAGGTGAAAGCCGCCCTGCGCGAGCGGGACCGGGACCGGCTCGAACAGTTTACGAGCCGCATCAAAATGCACCTGCCCGAGTACTTCCGCGGCCCGGCCGACTACCTGGCCGCGTTGCAGTCGGCGCTGGCCGACCGGCGGGTGATTGACATGGAGTACTGCGACAAAGCCGGACAGAGCAGCCGGCGCCTGGTGGAGCCCATCGGGCTGGCGTTTTACAACCTGGCCTGGCACCTGATTGGCTGGTGCCAGCTGCGGCAGGACTACCGCGACTTTAAAGTGGCCCGCATCCGGCAGCTCACCGCCACCACCCGGCCCTTTACCAAGTCCGACCACCTCCTGCTCACCGAGTACATTGCCGGCCTGAACCTGCCCTACGTGCCGTAA
- a CDS encoding GH92 family glycosyl hydrolase: protein MKLPLLLAPLLLAATTTFAQKAAPAENLVQYARPIIGTQKMGHTYPGATVPFGMVQLSPDTDTLLYAKDGKYNPDIYRYCAGYQYDDPTIVGFSHTHFSGTGHSDLGDFLVMPTTGPLQLNPGTAQKPESGFRSRFSHKNETAEPAYYKVKLDDHNIGVELTATTRVGMHQYTFPKSDQAHVILDLMAGIYNYEDKNTWTYVRVVNDSLITGYRQTNGWARTRTLYFAMAFSKPFKQYGYRNYSKKQVYRGFWGKFDQAHNFPEMAGEQLRAYFDFNTTEGEKIKVKLALSPVSQEGAVANMQAELPGWNFEQTKAQSQALWQQELSKVTIQSPKKDDKINFYTALYHTFLGPTVYQDADGQYRGLDQNNHKAEGFTNYTTFSLWDTYRALHPLFNLVQPKRNADMIQSMLAHYSQSPEHMLPVWSHHANENWCMIGYHSVSVIADAVLKGNATFDANKALDACVATARHDSYDGVGFYRQLGFVPEDKNSSSVSKTLEYAYDDWCIAQMAQKLNRPDIYQEFSKRALNYKNVYDQRIGFMRPRLADGSFRKEFDVLSTNNQGYIEGNSWNYSLYVPQDPKALIQLMGGSKRFTEHLDSLFTMHLPDKFFAETEDITRDGIIGNYVHGNEPAHHAAYLYNWTEQPYKTQQRVRMILPKMYRPTPDGLGGNDDCGQMSAWYVFSALGFYPVAPGSAEYALGSPAIHGATMQLENGKTFRITVKNQSDKNVYVKEARLNGQKLTRPFLNHQDIVQGGELVFTMAGKP, encoded by the coding sequence ATGAAACTGCCGCTCCTTCTTGCCCCGCTCCTGCTGGCCGCTACTACTACCTTCGCTCAGAAAGCCGCGCCGGCCGAAAACCTGGTGCAGTACGCCCGGCCCATCATCGGGACCCAGAAGATGGGCCACACCTACCCCGGGGCCACGGTGCCCTTCGGCATGGTGCAGCTCTCCCCCGATACCGACACGCTGCTCTACGCCAAGGACGGCAAGTACAACCCCGACATTTACCGCTACTGCGCCGGCTACCAGTACGACGACCCCACCATCGTGGGCTTCAGCCACACCCACTTCAGCGGCACCGGCCACTCCGACCTCGGCGACTTCCTGGTAATGCCCACCACGGGGCCGCTGCAGCTCAACCCCGGTACCGCCCAAAAGCCCGAATCCGGCTTCCGCTCCCGCTTTTCGCATAAGAACGAAACCGCCGAGCCGGCTTATTATAAGGTCAAGCTCGACGACCACAACATTGGGGTGGAGCTGACGGCCACGACCCGCGTGGGCATGCACCAGTACACGTTTCCGAAGTCCGACCAGGCTCACGTCATTCTGGATTTGATGGCGGGCATCTACAACTACGAGGACAAGAACACCTGGACTTACGTGCGCGTGGTGAATGACTCGCTCATCACCGGCTACCGCCAAACCAACGGCTGGGCCCGCACCCGCACGCTGTACTTTGCCATGGCCTTTTCCAAGCCCTTCAAGCAGTACGGCTACCGTAATTATTCCAAAAAGCAGGTTTACCGCGGGTTCTGGGGCAAGTTTGACCAAGCCCACAACTTCCCCGAAATGGCCGGGGAGCAGCTGCGCGCCTACTTCGACTTTAATACTACTGAAGGCGAGAAAATCAAGGTAAAGCTGGCCCTCTCGCCGGTCAGCCAGGAAGGCGCGGTGGCGAATATGCAGGCTGAGCTGCCGGGCTGGAACTTCGAGCAGACCAAGGCCCAGAGCCAGGCGCTGTGGCAGCAGGAGCTGAGCAAAGTCACGATTCAAAGCCCCAAAAAGGACGATAAAATCAACTTCTACACCGCCCTCTACCACACCTTTCTGGGCCCCACCGTGTACCAGGACGCCGACGGGCAGTACCGGGGCCTCGACCAGAACAACCATAAGGCGGAAGGCTTCACCAACTACACCACCTTCTCGCTCTGGGACACCTACCGCGCCCTGCACCCACTCTTCAACCTGGTGCAGCCCAAGCGTAACGCCGACATGATTCAATCCATGCTGGCCCACTACAGCCAGAGCCCCGAGCACATGCTGCCCGTGTGGAGCCACCACGCCAACGAAAACTGGTGCATGATTGGCTACCACAGCGTCTCGGTTATTGCCGATGCCGTGCTCAAGGGCAATGCCACCTTCGACGCCAACAAGGCCCTGGACGCCTGCGTGGCCACCGCCCGCCACGATTCCTACGACGGCGTGGGCTTCTACCGGCAGCTGGGCTTCGTGCCCGAAGACAAAAACTCGTCGTCAGTGAGCAAGACCCTGGAGTACGCCTACGACGACTGGTGCATTGCCCAGATGGCCCAAAAGCTCAATCGGCCCGATATTTACCAGGAGTTCAGTAAGCGGGCCTTGAACTATAAGAACGTGTACGACCAGCGCATCGGCTTTATGCGCCCCCGCCTGGCCGACGGCTCCTTCCGCAAGGAATTCGACGTGCTCAGCACCAACAACCAGGGCTACATCGAGGGCAACTCCTGGAACTACAGCCTCTACGTGCCCCAGGACCCCAAAGCGCTGATCCAGCTCATGGGCGGCTCGAAGCGCTTTACCGAGCACCTCGACTCGCTCTTCACCATGCACCTGCCCGACAAGTTCTTCGCCGAAACCGAGGACATCACCCGCGACGGAATCATCGGCAACTACGTGCACGGCAACGAGCCCGCCCACCACGCGGCCTACCTCTACAACTGGACCGAGCAGCCCTACAAAACTCAGCAGCGGGTGCGCATGATTCTGCCCAAGATGTACCGCCCCACCCCCGACGGCCTCGGCGGCAACGACGACTGCGGGCAGATGTCGGCCTGGTACGTCTTCTCGGCCCTGGGCTTCTACCCCGTGGCCCCCGGCTCAGCGGAGTATGCCCTGGGCAGCCCCGCCATCCACGGCGCCACGATGCAGCTCGAAAACGGCAAGACCTTCCGCATCACCGTCAAAAACCAAAGCGACAAAAACGTCTACGTGAAGGAAGCCCGCTTAAATGGGCAGAAGCTGACCCGACCGTTTTTGAATCATCAGGATATTGTGCAGGGCGGGGAGCTGGTGTTTACGATGGCCGGGAAGCCGTAA
- a CDS encoding DUF5713 family protein, whose translation MAQQAQLQNEAARQYSFLAEMYQDSYFPNNLVDKGKAILVQLCFDIEQQQPKSLEELYALTHAATDQFNDLQEEFYEADSEIETAARDCIGTDFDFVATAYGFEADIEELIATRDW comes from the coding sequence ATGGCCCAGCAAGCCCAGCTTCAGAACGAAGCCGCCCGCCAGTATTCCTTCCTGGCCGAAATGTACCAGGACTCCTACTTCCCCAATAACCTCGTCGATAAGGGCAAGGCCATTCTGGTGCAGCTGTGCTTCGACATCGAGCAGCAGCAACCCAAGAGTCTGGAGGAGCTCTACGCCCTGACCCACGCCGCCACCGACCAGTTCAACGACCTGCAGGAGGAGTTCTACGAAGCCGACAGCGAAATTGAAACCGCCGCCCGCGACTGTATCGGCACCGACTTTGACTTCGTTGCCACGGCGTATGGGTTTGAGGCCGACATTGAAGAGCTGATTGCCACGCGGGACTGGTGA
- a CDS encoding lactonase family protein, with amino-acid sequence MTLNPTITRRSFLQRTVLVAAGPLLAACVTSQAAAASKELLLYIGTYGPAEQDNIFLYRLHPRTGALTRVAGFRGGVKPGFLTLSTDHRYLYATLEVPGNGSGAVRAFGIDQRSGALTVLNEQPSAGAGPCYVSLTPGDKAVLVANYGGGTIGALPVQAGGQLAPAAVVDQHQGSGPHKNQDKPHAHCILPDPAGRFALAVDLGNDQILSYALNPATGLPQLPGQTAFTGQPGAGPRHLAFHPGGRWAYVINELNSTVTALSYDAAQGTFTELHTVSALPAGYAETSYCADIHVSPDGRFVYGSNRGHDSIVVLAVDKGSGRLSVVQHASTQGKTPRNFTLAPDGRLLLVANQNSNSIFSYHVDPKTGQLTPTGFSAELPAPVCLRLLADFTAG; translated from the coding sequence ATGACGCTGAATCCGACTATTACCCGCCGCAGCTTTCTCCAACGTACCGTCCTGGTGGCGGCCGGCCCGCTGCTGGCGGCCTGCGTCACGAGCCAGGCCGCAGCGGCCAGCAAGGAACTGCTGCTCTACATCGGCACCTACGGCCCGGCTGAGCAGGACAATATTTTTCTCTACCGCCTGCACCCGCGCACCGGCGCCCTGACCCGGGTGGCGGGTTTTCGGGGTGGGGTGAAGCCGGGCTTCCTGACCCTTTCCACTGACCACCGCTACCTCTACGCCACCCTGGAGGTGCCGGGCAACGGCAGCGGCGCGGTCCGCGCCTTTGGCATCGACCAGCGCAGCGGCGCCCTGACCGTGCTCAACGAGCAGCCCTCGGCCGGGGCGGGGCCGTGCTACGTGAGCCTGACGCCGGGGGATAAAGCCGTGCTGGTGGCCAATTACGGCGGCGGCACCATCGGCGCGCTGCCGGTGCAGGCGGGCGGGCAGCTGGCCCCGGCCGCCGTCGTCGACCAGCACCAGGGCTCGGGGCCACACAAAAACCAGGACAAGCCCCACGCCCACTGCATCCTGCCTGACCCCGCCGGCCGCTTTGCGCTGGCCGTGGACCTGGGCAACGACCAAATTCTGAGCTACGCGCTGAACCCGGCCACCGGCCTGCCCCAGCTGCCGGGCCAAACGGCCTTTACAGGCCAACCCGGGGCCGGGCCCCGCCACCTGGCCTTTCACCCCGGCGGCCGCTGGGCCTACGTGATAAACGAGCTGAACTCCACCGTCACGGCCCTGAGCTACGACGCGGCCCAGGGTACGTTCACCGAGCTGCACACGGTGTCGGCTTTGCCCGCCGGCTACGCCGAAACCAGCTACTGCGCCGACATCCACGTCTCGCCCGATGGCCGCTTCGTATACGGCTCCAACCGCGGGCACGACAGTATCGTGGTGCTGGCCGTGGATAAAGGCAGCGGCCGGCTGAGTGTGGTGCAGCACGCCAGCACCCAGGGCAAAACCCCGCGCAACTTCACCCTCGCACCCGACGGCCGTCTGCTGCTGGTGGCCAACCAGAACTCCAACAGCATCTTCAGCTACCACGTCGACCCCAAAACCGGCCAGCTCACGCCCACCGGCTTCTCGGCGGAGCTGCCTGCCCCGGTCTGCCTGCGCCTGCTGGCCGATTTCACCGCTGGCTAA
- a CDS encoding 3-keto-disaccharide hydrolase produces MRKSTALVLGATLLLTSVSFTPAKGWEPLLDQKLSKWRTFQSYRHQLGYRGQAPTDAQGQVIPPIGYDKNEANVFSVAMQDGEPVLRISGEIYGCVFTKQDYSNYDLKLKVKWGGKKWVPRLDEPRDSGILYNSQGECGVDYWHSWMLSQEFQVSEHQKGNAMGDFWCIANSAADIRASFDATKDTLKFNPAAAPVTMGKGGKGFCQAAANYELPNGQWNELELINVNGKSIHLVNGHVVLAVDNSSFVVNGQRQPLTHGKIQLQSEAAEVYYKSIMIKPLDAMPKQYAQYFK; encoded by the coding sequence ATGAGAAAATCCACGGCCCTCGTGCTGGGTGCTACGCTGCTGCTGACTTCCGTTTCGTTTACCCCGGCCAAGGGCTGGGAGCCCCTGCTCGACCAGAAGCTGAGCAAGTGGCGCACGTTTCAAAGCTACCGGCACCAGCTCGGCTACCGGGGGCAGGCACCCACCGATGCCCAGGGTCAGGTGATTCCGCCCATCGGCTACGACAAGAACGAGGCGAATGTCTTCTCCGTGGCAATGCAGGATGGGGAGCCGGTGCTGCGCATCAGCGGGGAAATCTACGGCTGCGTGTTTACCAAACAGGACTACAGTAACTACGACCTCAAGCTCAAGGTGAAGTGGGGCGGCAAGAAATGGGTGCCCCGCCTCGACGAGCCCCGCGACAGTGGCATCCTCTACAACAGCCAGGGGGAGTGCGGCGTCGACTACTGGCACAGCTGGATGCTAAGCCAGGAATTCCAGGTCTCGGAGCACCAGAAGGGCAACGCCATGGGCGACTTCTGGTGCATTGCCAACTCGGCCGCCGACATCCGCGCCTCCTTCGACGCTACGAAAGACACGCTCAAGTTTAATCCCGCCGCCGCCCCGGTTACGATGGGCAAGGGCGGCAAAGGCTTTTGCCAGGCCGCGGCCAACTACGAGCTGCCCAACGGCCAATGGAACGAGCTGGAGCTGATCAACGTGAACGGCAAGAGCATTCACCTCGTCAACGGCCACGTGGTGCTGGCCGTCGACAACTCCTCCTTCGTCGTAAACGGCCAGCGCCAGCCCCTGACCCACGGCAAGATTCAGCTGCAGAGCGAGGCGGCCGAAGTCTACTACAAAAGCATTATGATCAAGCCTCTGGACGCCATGCCCAAGCAGTACGCCCAGTATTTTAAATAG
- a CDS encoding 3-keto-disaccharide hydrolase, producing the protein MKLPLPLLLSAFLLGFSTMTQAQQTGQPEATEVWEPVPKTVTASPNFTPPPSDAVVLFTGKDLRQWVSTDDHTAPARWKVAGGLLTVDKATGNIETRQAFTNYQLHVEWRVPAGISGTGQARGNSGIFLASLGKGDLGYELQILDSYQNKTYANGMAGSIYKQHIPLANPARKPGEWQSYDVLWTAPTFKPDGAVLTPARVTVLFNGVVVQQNVTLAGPTVYIGAPRYEQAHGPAPIKLQAHGDKSEPISFRNIWVREL; encoded by the coding sequence ATGAAGCTGCCCCTCCCGCTGCTGTTGTCCGCCTTTCTCCTCGGCTTTTCCACCATGACCCAGGCCCAGCAAACCGGCCAGCCCGAAGCCACCGAAGTGTGGGAGCCGGTGCCCAAAACCGTTACGGCCAGCCCCAACTTTACCCCGCCGCCCTCCGACGCCGTCGTGCTCTTCACCGGCAAGGACCTCCGCCAGTGGGTTTCGACTGATGACCACACGGCCCCGGCCCGGTGGAAAGTAGCCGGCGGCCTGCTCACCGTCGACAAGGCCACGGGCAACATCGAAACCCGGCAGGCTTTTACCAACTACCAGCTTCATGTGGAATGGCGGGTGCCGGCGGGCATCAGCGGCACGGGGCAGGCCCGCGGCAACAGCGGCATTTTTCTGGCTTCGCTCGGCAAGGGCGACCTGGGCTACGAGCTGCAAATCCTGGATTCCTACCAGAACAAGACCTACGCCAACGGCATGGCCGGCAGCATCTACAAGCAGCATATTCCGCTGGCCAACCCCGCCCGCAAGCCCGGCGAGTGGCAAAGCTACGACGTGCTCTGGACCGCCCCCACTTTCAAACCCGACGGCGCAGTGCTGACCCCGGCCCGCGTAACGGTGCTGTTCAACGGCGTAGTCGTGCAGCAGAACGTGACGCTGGCCGGCCCCACGGTCTACATCGGGGCGCCGCGCTACGAGCAGGCCCACGGCCCGGCCCCCATCAAGCTGCAGGCCCACGGCGACAAGAGTGAGCCCATCAGCTTCCGCAACATCTGGGTGCGGGAGCTGTAA
- a CDS encoding hydroxypyruvate isomerase family protein, which yields MATWNRRAAVKGLLAGTAAVSALGVAGACVAEGKKADQAPPLKGNIKQSVCRWCFQDLPLDQLCAAAKAMGIRGIDLVGPQDWPTLQKYGLDSPMCNGAEINLTDGFNDPQFHARLQKQYAEMIPRVAAAGYTNLICFSGSRRGLSDAAGWDNCVRGLAPLLKLAQQHKVVLVMELLNSKVDHKDYQCDRTSWGVELARKLDSEHFRLLYDIYHMQINEGDVIRTLTQHHEYIAHYHTAGVPGRHELDDQQELNYPAIMRAIQVTGFKGYVAQEFMPRQADKLASLRQAVQLCDV from the coding sequence GTGGCTACCTGGAATCGGCGGGCGGCGGTGAAAGGGCTGCTGGCGGGCACCGCGGCCGTAAGTGCGCTGGGTGTGGCCGGGGCCTGCGTCGCCGAGGGTAAAAAGGCCGACCAAGCTCCGCCGCTGAAGGGCAATATCAAGCAGTCGGTGTGCCGCTGGTGCTTTCAGGATCTGCCCCTGGACCAGCTCTGCGCGGCGGCTAAGGCAATGGGCATCCGGGGCATCGATTTGGTGGGACCTCAGGATTGGCCGACGCTGCAGAAGTATGGCCTCGACTCGCCCATGTGCAACGGGGCCGAAATCAACCTGACCGACGGCTTCAACGACCCGCAGTTTCACGCCCGCCTGCAAAAGCAGTACGCCGAGATGATTCCGCGGGTGGCCGCGGCCGGCTACACCAACCTGATTTGCTTTAGCGGCAGCCGCCGGGGCTTGTCGGATGCGGCGGGCTGGGACAACTGCGTGCGGGGTCTGGCGCCCTTGCTCAAGCTCGCCCAGCAGCACAAAGTAGTGCTGGTCATGGAGCTGCTTAACAGCAAAGTCGACCACAAGGACTACCAGTGTGACCGGACAAGCTGGGGCGTGGAGCTGGCCCGTAAGCTGGATTCGGAGCACTTCAGGCTGCTCTACGACATCTACCACATGCAAATCAACGAGGGCGACGTTATCCGCACCCTGACCCAGCACCACGAGTACATTGCCCACTACCATACCGCCGGCGTGCCCGGCCGCCACGAACTCGACGACCAGCAGGAACTGAACTACCCGGCCATCATGCGGGCCATCCAGGTCACCGGATTCAAAGGCTACGTGGCCCAGGAATTCATGCCCCGCCAGGCCGATAAGCTGGCGTCCCTGCGCCAGGCCGTGCAGCTCTGCGACGTATAA
- a CDS encoding nucleoside permease: MNTTIRIKLSIMMFLEFFIWGAWFVTLGTYLLRNLSATGTQVGVAFLTQSIGAIVAPFIIGLIADRFFSAQKILGVLHLAGAALLWHASTAPDFSSFYPNILTYMILYMPTLALVNSIAFRQMQNPQKEFATIRVLGTLGWIVAGLTIGWLNWEQSGSLQSTFLMAAGASALLGVFSFTLPATPPVKTGQASSLGDMLGLDAIGLLKNRSYLIFFLASIAICIPLAFYYGFTNPFLNEVGMKAAAGVQSLGQVSELLFMLLIPVFFSRLGVKKMLAIGMGAWVMRYVCFAYGNAESSYWMLIAGIVLHGICYDFFFVTGQIYTDNLAGERFKSSAQGFITLATYGVGMLIGTLLSGRIFDAYQTTPTTHDWRMIWLIPAGIAVVVLLLFLLLFQDRAQPQTATAEAPALDAAPTLAQAN, translated from the coding sequence ATGAATACCACCATCCGCATCAAGCTGTCCATCATGATGTTTCTGGAGTTTTTTATCTGGGGCGCGTGGTTTGTAACGCTGGGCACCTACCTGCTGCGCAACCTCTCGGCCACCGGCACTCAGGTGGGCGTGGCGTTTCTGACCCAGTCCATCGGGGCCATTGTGGCGCCCTTTATCATCGGGCTCATTGCCGACCGATTCTTCTCGGCCCAGAAGATTCTGGGGGTGCTGCACCTGGCCGGGGCGGCCCTGCTCTGGCACGCCTCCACCGCCCCCGACTTCAGCTCCTTCTACCCCAACATCCTGACCTACATGATTCTGTACATGCCCACGCTGGCTTTGGTGAACTCCATTGCCTTCCGGCAGATGCAGAACCCGCAGAAGGAGTTTGCCACCATCCGGGTGCTCGGCACCCTGGGCTGGATTGTGGCCGGCCTCACTATTGGCTGGCTCAACTGGGAGCAAAGCGGCAGCCTGCAAAGTACCTTTCTGATGGCGGCTGGGGCCTCGGCGTTGCTGGGTGTGTTTAGCTTTACCCTGCCCGCTACGCCGCCCGTCAAAACCGGGCAGGCCAGCTCGTTAGGCGACATGCTGGGCCTCGACGCCATTGGGCTGCTGAAGAACCGCTCCTACCTGATTTTCTTTCTGGCCTCCATTGCCATCTGCATTCCGCTGGCCTTTTACTACGGCTTTACCAACCCCTTCCTCAACGAGGTGGGCATGAAGGCCGCGGCCGGCGTGCAGAGTTTGGGCCAGGTGTCGGAGCTGCTGTTTATGCTCCTGATTCCGGTATTTTTCAGCCGGCTGGGCGTCAAGAAGATGCTGGCCATCGGCATGGGCGCCTGGGTCATGCGCTACGTGTGCTTCGCCTACGGAAACGCGGAAAGCAGCTACTGGATGCTGATTGCCGGCATCGTGCTGCACGGCATCTGCTACGACTTCTTCTTCGTCACGGGCCAGATTTACACCGATAACCTGGCCGGGGAGCGGTTCAAAAGCTCGGCCCAGGGCTTCATTACCCTGGCTACCTACGGCGTGGGTATGCTCATCGGCACCCTGCTCTCGGGCCGCATCTTCGACGCCTACCAAACCACGCCCACGACCCACGACTGGCGCATGATCTGGCTGATTCCCGCCGGCATTGCCGTCGTGGTGCTGCTGCTGTTCCTGCTGCTGTTCCAGGACCGCGCCCAGCCCCAGACGGCAACTGCCGAGGCCCCGGCCCTGGATGCCGCTCCCACCCTGGCCCAAGCCAACTAG
- a CDS encoding c-type cytochrome, producing the protein MKKVFLFLSFGALLAACSSGSEKKAKDEYTLAGSEETLATDSTTGANLTAVAHQPQIDTSATKIGTGPTGGAVAKGAKLIEGSDCLGCHRENEKLLGPAYKAVAEKYPSNDANVSMLAGKIIKGGKGNWGDVAMTPHPGLSEADAQEMARYILSLR; encoded by the coding sequence ATGAAAAAAGTCTTCCTATTCCTGAGCTTCGGCGCATTATTGGCGGCCTGCTCTTCCGGGTCGGAGAAGAAAGCCAAGGACGAATACACCCTGGCCGGCTCCGAGGAAACTCTGGCTACCGACTCGACTACTGGCGCTAACCTGACGGCCGTGGCCCACCAGCCCCAGATTGATACCAGCGCCACCAAAATCGGGACCGGACCCACGGGCGGAGCCGTTGCCAAAGGCGCCAAGCTCATCGAGGGCAGCGACTGTCTGGGCTGCCACCGCGAAAACGAGAAGCTCCTGGGCCCCGCCTATAAAGCCGTGGCCGAAAAATACCCCAGCAACGACGCCAACGTCAGCATGCTGGCCGGCAAAATCATCAAGGGCGGCAAGGGCAACTGGGGCGACGTGGCCATGACGCCCCACCCCGGCCTCTCGGAAGCCGACGCCCAGGAAATGGCCCGCTACATCCTGAGTTTGCGGTAG